A stretch of the Zeugodacus cucurbitae isolate PBARC_wt_2022May chromosome 6, idZeuCucr1.2, whole genome shotgun sequence genome encodes the following:
- the LOC105210357 gene encoding ubiquitin-like modifier-activating enzyme 1, protein MSSSSPTADQNSSAEPPAAKKRKLLASTGAAPSLSENNKNNTDNGEDSHNNECGVEEIDVDVSFEKAGESAEKANVIVPSHSVSLSGGDIVDSVGSTCTGEKSEKSGSGSDSTLSSVKKESGQSDQSGVSVSCESVVAEEKTESKNLVEVEEKNSQVNNFATTSASICERNNKVNISNGNKTNSQVVYAGNNQMAGSNPTNDSRSRGASDIDESLYSRQLYVLGHDAMRRMANSDILLSGIGGLGLEIAKNVILGGVKSITLHDKENCTIRDLASQFYLSESDVGRNRAEASCNQLAELNNYVRTTAYTGELTEDFLRQFRVVVLTDSDDTEQHRIAKFAHENGIALIIAETHGLFAKIFCDFGENFTIYDQDGAQPISTMIASITHDSQGVITCLDETRHGLNDGDYVTFSEVQGMAELNGCEPIKISVLGPYTFSIGDTSQFSEYVSGGIATQVKMPKVVNFKPLEVAEKEPEFLVSDFAKFDHPTSLHIAFSALHKYIEQVGKPPRPWNEEDAQKFLQMCKSVNEDINENAVLLFAKTCAGNTCPIDAAIGGFVAQEVLKACTGKFTPIYQWLYYDAIECLPANGVEEADAQPIGSRYDAQIAIFGKNFQDKLGDARYFIVGAGAIGCELLKNFAMIGVGARNGEIVITDMDLIEKSNLNRQFLFRPHDVQKPKAKTAGNAIKKMNPETKVTAYELRVGPETEKVFSEEFFGKLNGVANALDNVDARIYMDRKCVFNRLPLVESGTLGTMGNVQVIVPFLTESYSSSQDPPEKSIPICTLKNFPNAIEHTLQWARDMFEGVFTQSPENAAQYLSDPNFIERIIKLQGIRPLEILESVKKALVDERSTDFLDCVKWARNHWEEHYANQIKQLLYNFPPDQITSSGQPFWSGPKRCPQPLLFDINDDLHLDYIHAAANLRAEMYGIEQVRDRQQVAELVKEVKVAEFKPRSGVKIETNESAAAAAANNYDSADVDQDRVNKILTELKALRESKTPLVVKPLEFEKDDDNNFHMDFIVAASNLRAANYKIPPADRHKSKLIAGKIIPAIATTTSLVSGLAVLEVMKLISGHSDMDKFKNAFANLALPFIAFSEPMPAAKNSYYGKEWTLWDRFEVAGELTLQEFLDYFEKKEKLQITMLSQGVSMLYSFFMPKAKCAERLPLPMTEVVRRVSRKRIESHERSLVFEICCNDEDGEDVEVPYVRYTIP, encoded by the exons ATGTCTTCTAGTTCACCAACAGCTGACCAAAACTCTTCCGCAGAGCCACCAGCAGCTAAAAAGCGAAAGCTGCTTGCGTCTACCGGCGCTGCTCCGAGCCTcagtgaaaacaataaaaacaacacagaCAACGGGGAGGATAGCCACAATAACGAATGTGGTGTAGAAGAAATTGACGTTGACGTATCATTTGAAAAAGCCGGTGAATCGGCAGAAAAGGCGAACGTTATCGTGCCGTCTCACTCGGTTTCGTTAAGTGGTGGTGATATTGTTGACTCTGTCGGGTCTACTTGCACGGGCGAGAAAAGCGAGAAAAGTGGTAGTGGAAGCGACAGTACATTGTCGTCAGTGAAGAAAGAAAGCGGTCAAAGTGATCAAAGCGGAGTTTCTGTTTCGTGTGAAAGCGTAGTGGCCGAAGAAAAAACTGAATCAAAGAATTTGGTGGAAGTGGAGGAAAAAAATTCTCAAGTGAACAATTTTGCAACGACTTCAGCGTCAATTTGCGAGCGAAATAACAAAGTTAATATTTCAAACGGTAATAAAACGAATTCGCAGGTAGTGTACGCAGGAAACAACCAAATGGCTGGTAGTAATCCTACGAACGACTCACGTTCCCGCGGCGCTTCTGACATCGATGAATCGCTCTACTCGCGCCAACTCTATGTACTGGGTCATGATGCAATGCGTCGCATGGCTAATTCAGACATTTTGTTGTCGGGTATTGGCGGTTTAGGTCTGGAGATAGCCAAGAATGTAATTTTAGGAGGCGTGAAATCAATCACACTTCATGACAAGGAAAATTGCACA ATTCGTGATTTGGCATCGCAGTTTTATTTAAGCGAATCCGATGTAGGCCGCAATCGCGCAGAAGCTTCCTGCAACCAGTTAGCTGAGTTGAACAATTACGTTCGTACCACCGCATATACTGGCGAGTTAACCGAAGACTTTTTACGTCAGTTTCGTGTTGTTGTACTGACCGATTCTGATGATACCGAACAACATCGCATTGCAAAATTCGCTCATGAAAATGGCATCGCCTTGATTATAGCCGAAACGCATGGACTTTTCGCAAAAATTTTCTGTGACTTTGGAGAGAATTTCACAATATACGATCAGGATGGCGCTCAACCCATTTCCACCATGATAGCAAGTATTACTCACGATTCTCAGGGTGTGATTACTTGCTTGGATGAGACTCGTCATGGTTTGAATGACGGTGATTATGTGACCTTTAGCGAAGTTCAAGGGATGGCGGAATTAAATGGATGTGAACCGATTAAAATCAGTGTATTGGGTCCATATACATTTAGCATCGGCGACACTAGCCAGTTTAGTGAATACGTCTCCGGTGGCATAGCCACACAAGTGAAGATGCCCAAAGTTGTGAATTTCAAACCGCTTGAAGTAGCTGAGAAAGAACCCGAATTCTTAGTCTCTGATTTTGCAAAATTCGATCATCCGACTTCTTTACACATTGCTTTCTCTGCCTTACACAAATATATTGAGCAAGTTGGAAAGCCACCACGTCCATGGAATGAGGAGGATGCGCAAAAGTTCTTACAAATGTGCAAATCTGTCAATGAAGACATTAATGAGAACGCAGTGTTGCTATTTGCTAAGACATGTGCTGGTAACACCTGTCCCATAGATGCAGCGATTGGTGGATTTGTTGCTCAAGAAGTTCTCAAGGCATGTACTGGAAAATTCACACCAATCTATCAATGGTTGTATTATGATGCTATTGAGTGTCTGCCCGCCAATGGTGTTGAGGAGGCCGACGCTCAACCGATAGGTTCGCGTTATGATGCACAAATCGCTATTTTCGGAAAGAATTTCCAAGATAAATTGGGTGACGCAAG ATATTTCATTGTTGGCGCTGGAGCTATTGGCTGCGAATTGCTTAAAAACTTTGCAATGATTGGAGTTGGTGCGCGTAACGGTGAAATCGTTATAACCGATATGGATTTGATCGAAAAGTCGAATTTGAATCGCCAATTTCTGTTCCGACCGCACGATGTACAAAAACCAAAGGCGAAAACTGCTGGTAATGCCATCAAGAAAATGAATCCGGAAACCAAAGTCACTGCGTACGAATTACGTGTTGGACCCGAAACAGAAAAAGTATTTTCCGAAGAATTTTTCGGAAAACTAAATGGTGTAGCCAATGCATTGGACAATGTTGACGCTCGTATCTATATGGATCGCAAGTGTGTATTCAATCGTTTGCCATTAGTGGAGTCTGGTACTCTTGGCACCATGGGCAACGTGCAAGTGATTGTACCATTTTTAACTGAATCGTACAGTTCATCACAAGATCCCCCAGAGAAGAGCATCCCCATCTGTACGCTAAAGAACTTCCCTAATGCAATTGAACATACATTGCAGTGGGCGCGCGATATGTTTGAGGGCGTGTTTACGCAGTCTCCTGAAAATGCTGCACAATACTTATCAGATCCAAATTTCATCGAACGCATCATTAAACTGCAAGGCATTCGACCGTTGGAGATTTTAGAATCTGTGAAG AAAGCTTTGGTTGATGAAAGATCTACAGACTTCTTGGATTGCGTAAAATGGGCTAGAAATCATTGGGAAGAACACTATGCAAATCAAATCAAACAGTTGCTGTATAATTTCCCACCAGATCAGATAACGTCAAGTGGCCAACCATTTTGGTCCGGCCCGAAGCGCTGTCCACAACCACTGCTCTTCGATATTAACGACGATCTGCATTTAGATTACATACATGCAGCGGCCAATTTACGTGCAGAAATGTACGGCATCGAACAAGTGCGTGATAGGCAGCAAGTAGCAGAGCTAGTGAAAGAAGTGAAG GTTGCCGAGTTCAAACCACGTTCTGGTGTAAAAATTGAGACCAACGAGagtgctgctgccgctgccgcaAACAATTATGACAGCGCAGATGTAGATCAAGACCGCGTTAACAAGATTTTAACTGAATTGAAGGCTTTGAGGGAAAGCAAAACTCCGCTGGTGGTCAAACCACTCGAGTTCGAAAAAGACGATGATAATAATTTCCATATGGACTTTATAGTGGCCGCATCTAATTTGCGTGCTGCTAATTATAAAATTCCTCCAGCTGATCGACACAAGTCTAAATTAATCGCTGGAAAGATCATTCCAGCAATTGCCACTACTACATCACTCGTCTCTGGCTTGGCTGTGCTCGAAGTTATGAAACTAATTAGCGG ACACAGTGACAtggataaatttaaaaatgctttTGCAAATTTGGCATTACCTTTCATTGCATTCTCCGAGCCCATGCCTGCCGCAAAGAACTCGTATTATGGCAAAGAGTGGACGCTGTGGGATCGTTTCGAAGTTGCTGGCGAGCTAACGTTGCAAGAATTTCTCGATTATTTCGAAAAGAAAGAGAAATTGCAAATAACAATGTTATCGCAAGGCGTGTCGATGCTTTACTCGTTCTTTATGCCGAAAGCTAAATGTGCTGAACGTTTGCCGCTACCCATGACTGAAGTGGTGCGACGTGTCTCGCGAAAGCGCATTGAATCACACGAACGCTCCTTGGTATTTGAGATCTGTTGCAATGACGAGGATGGTGAGGATGTCGAAGTGCCGTATGTACGGTATACCATACCCTAA
- the LOC105210359 gene encoding chromatin accessibility complex 16kD protein: MDTELPLSRIRTIMKSSLNTGQISNEVLFLMTKSTEMFIQKLTEEAYGRVKDDNTLKYKHLSQYVQKEKNLEFLLQIVPAKIKVKDFKKILELGDANSSSESEDERPSK; encoded by the exons ATGGATACTGAACTCCCATTAAGCCGCATCAGGACAATTATGAAGAGTTCCTTAAATACAGGACAAATATCAAATGAAGTACTTTTCCTGATGACCAAATCTACA gaaatgttcattcaaaAACTAACAGAGGAAGCTTACGGAAGAGTGAAGGACGATAACACACTTAAATATAAACACTTATCACAATACGTGCAAAAGGAGAAGAATTTGGAATTCTTGCTGCAAATAGTTCCGGCtaaaattaaagtgaaagatttcaaaaaaatactgGAATTGGGAGATGCGAATTCATCATCCGAGAGTGAGGATGAAAGGCCGTCCAAGTGA